Proteins co-encoded in one Aspergillus flavus chromosome 2, complete sequence genomic window:
- a CDS encoding ATP-dependent RNA helicase mak5: MGQKRQRDQKGPGSFAKKRKKSAKPSDATAEDSDWDGIVGMNELNWKEVALPDRLEDAGGFFGLEEIEGVDIIRSEGNGEIKFKAKAGKPKKSILKKKEPEETNTQSDDEWEGFGDDDQAVSQEESKETQDEPNESDKKAKVKESKNAKKEKKKNAKDARKEQKEKAVESKKDKGIKSGLSFAALQEEEDDGADVSAWESLGLSPEILAGISKMKFTTPTSVQKACIPPILDGRDVIGKASTGSGKTLAFGIPILEYYLEKLRSKTQKDSEKTETTPIALVLSPTRELAHQLAKHIGEVVSHAPGVNARIALLTGGLSLQKQQRVLTNADIVIGTPGRVWEVLSSGHGLIRKMQAIKFLVIDEADRLLSEGHFKEAHEILAALDRVVDGEFPDESSDESDDELDPKSGRQTLVFSATFHRDLQQKLAGKGKWTGGDIMSQKESMEYLLQKLNFREEKPRFIDVNPVSQMAENLKEGIVECAAMEKDLFLYTLLLYHPKHRTLVFTNSISAVRRLTQLLQTLQLPALALHSSMAQKARLRSVERFSSPSSDPSSILVATDVAARGLDIKGIDFVVHYHAPRTADAYVHRSGRTARAGASGKSVIICSPDEMVGVVRLAAKVHANMANRKKVPLESLELDRRVVSRVKQRVTLAARIVDSNIAKEKVSSEDNWLRTAAEDLGVDYDSEEFDNAAARGRGRGRGRQERERKAGSTSKGELAGMRAELKQLLSQRVNVGVSERYLTSGRVDIEALLRGEGNNSFLGQVDPLDF, translated from the exons ATGGGTCAGAAACGGCAGCGGGACCAAAAGGGTCCGGGATCCTttgcgaagaaaaggaagaagagcgcaaAGCCTAGCGATGCGACTGCGGAAGACAGCGACTGGGATGGCATTGTCGGAATGAATGAGCTCAACTGGAAGGAGGTAGCTCTGCCGGATCGTCTTGAAGACGCTGGTGGTTTTTTTGGATTGGAGGAAATTGAGGGTGTAGATATTATCCGGTCAGAAGGAAATGGTGAGATTAAATTCAAG GCAAAGGCTGGAAAACCGAAAAAGTCaattctgaagaagaaagagccgGAGGAAACGAATACTCAGtctgatgatgaatgggaagGTTTCGGCGACGACGATCAGGCTGTATCCCAGGAGGAGTCGAAGGAGACCCAAGACGAACCCAACGAGTCCGACAAGAAGGCGAAGGTGAAAGAGAGCAAAAatgcaaagaaggagaagaaaaaaaacgCAAAGGATGCGAggaaagaacagaaagaaaaggctgttgaaagcaagaaagacaagggTATTAAATCCGGACTCTCGTTTGCAGCCCttcaggaagaagaagacgacggagCGGACGTCTCTGCTTGGGAGTCTCTTGGGCTCTCCCCCGAAATTCTCGCTGGTATCTCGAAAATGAAGTTCACCACGCCAACGTCTGTTCAAAAGGCTTGCATTCCTCCCATTTTGGATGGTCGCGATGTCATCGGAAAGGCTTCGACAGGTTCTGGAAAAACGCTCGCTTTCGGAATCCCCATTCTAGAGTACTATCTGGAAAAGTTACGGAGTAAAACCCAAAAGGATTCAGAAAAGACCGAGACCACACCGATCGCGCTTGTTTTATCGCCCACCAGAGAGCTGGCGCATCAGCTCGCGAAGCATATTGGGGAGGTGGTCAGCCATGCCCCGGGCGTCAATGCTAGAATTGCGCTCTTAACAGGTGGCTTGTCATTGCAAAAGCAACAGAGAGTCCTTACCAACGCTGATATCGTAATCGGTACGCCTGGTCGAGTGTGGGAAGTTCTCAGCTCTGGACATGGTCTGATCCGCAAGATGCAGGCGATAAAATTCCTTGTCATTGATGAGGCCGATCGACTTCTGAGTGAAGGACATTTCAAGGAAGCTCACGAGATATTGGCGGCTCTTGACCGTGTCGTGGATGGAGAGTTTCCGGATGAGTCAAGCGACGAATCTGACGATGAATTAGACCCCAAGTCTGGGAGACAGACCCTGGTTTTCTCAGCTACATTCCACCGTGACCTTCAGCAGAAGCTGGCGGGCAAAGGCAAGTGGACAGGCGGTGATATCATGAGCCAAAAGGAGTCGATGGAGTATCTTCTTCAAAAACTCAACTTCCGCGAGGAGAAGCCTAGGTTTATTGACGTGAACCCAGTCTCGCAGATGGCAGAGAACCTTAAGGAGGGTATTGTAGAGTGCGCTGCTATGGAAAAG GACCTCTTTCTTTACACACTTCTGCTCTATCACCCTAAACATCGTACGCTGGTTTTCACGAATTCTATATCCGCCGTCCGACGACTAACTCAGCTCCTACAAACCCTCCAACTCCCAGCCCTTGCTCTTCACTCTTCTATGGCTCAAAAGGCACGACTTCGTTCCGTCGAACGATTTTCCTCTCCCTCATCAGACCCTAGCTCCATCCTTGTCGCCACTGACGTTGCTGCGCGTGGACTCGACATCAAGGGTATTGACTTTGTAGTCCATTACCACGCCCCTCGTACTGCGGACGCATATGTCCACCGGTCTGGTCGTACAGCGCGTGCTGGGGCATCGGGAAAGAGCGTCATCATCTGCTCTCCGGACGAAATGGTCGGCGTGGTCCGACTGGCTGCAAAGGTGCATGCGAACATGGCCAACAGAAAGAAGGTTCCTCTTGAATCGTTAGAGTTAGACCGTCGAGTCGTGTCTCGTGTCAAACAGCGAGTCACATTAGCGGCTCGGATCGTTGACTCCAATATCgccaaggagaaggtttCGTCCGAGGACAACTGGCTCCGCACGGCAGCAGAAGATCTTGGGGTTGACTATGACAGCGAGGAGTTCGACAATGCCGCAGCGCGCGGGCGCGGGCGCGGACGTGGACGACAGGAGCGCGAACGGAAGGCTGGAAGCACTTCCAAGGGGGAATTAGCGGGGATGCGCGCCGAATTGAAACAACTACTCTCACAGAGAGTGAATGTGGGTGTGAGTGAGCGGTATCTGACTTCGGGGCGAGTTGATATCGAGGCACTCCTGCGTGGGGAGGGTAACAATTCCTTCCTAGGGCAAGTGGATCCGTTGGATTTCTAA
- a CDS encoding assimilatory sulfite reductase (unnamed protein product) has product MASSSPALSALEGPTYVTAQTLIQQVAYVLSDKIFSYSPESFDLDAALKQWASSQESNANGETPAIQAMETRQGAGNIALGYLFSQDFDLKKRHVPQGIVASSATLPYMRTALEQLSLLYSVASPVAAHVAAVDYAGEEGLVSDYASALSLAEELGLGLVSSASVHESQHMALLTTLLASVLPSVHIYDGVRVGRETTRVIDVLSQAGLSRTYEAVRKTLEDSRSRHLDTQGKLLELLQSLNGELGTDYGLFEYHGHVEPVSVLVAFGTVEASLTAQIARSLAKDGVRVGVINVRVYRPFVEEEFLRVLPQSVKTVGVLGQVANEQAVQEQGVRSALYEDVLAALTFATGRENAPTCVDIKYARSQRWDLINTAAAFQLISEKPIVQTNGQTVPLQLLDPSAVQEYIFWDVDTSACDNAAAALSQALAADSASNVTTNKTHDNLVQGGVVRIDIRKSSKTLEAPYAITAANTAYVGDIKLLADIDIAASVQNNGNLIINAPGVKDEDLEKKLPVAFRQQVAERGISLYIVDPSVTGDESLDSVVLQTAFLRVALPSLEEVGLKKLGSITGNVESLENVSKDLDKLLRQIEIPEAWKTPEEGFEAPQLPKDISPNSFVSFDKEDSEPASLLKDWQTAAKGLAFKEAYGTKTALRPDTAAKTFTVHVKENRRLTPVTYDRNIFHIEFDLGDSGLTYDIGEALGVHAENDVKEVSDFIAFYGLNADDIVEVPSREDPAVLENRTVFQALTQNVDIFGRPPKRFYEALAEFATDEKEKTDLLTLGGPEGAVEFKRRSEVDTVTYADILLEYPSAHPEFHDLIRIVGPLKRREYSIASCQKVTPNSVALMIVAVNWVAPNGRDRFGLATRYLSRLQPGSPITVSVKSSVMKLPPKSTQPIIMAGLGTGLAPFRAFVQHRALEKAQGKEIGAVLLYMGSRHQREEYCYGEEWEAYQEAGVITLLGRAFSRDQPEKIYIQDRMRQTLPEIVDAYIREEGSFYLCGPTWPVPDVTAVLEEAIAIEAKANGKKVDTRREIEKLKDEERYVLEVY; this is encoded by the coding sequence atggcttcttcctccccagccTTGTCGGCTCTAGAGGGCCCGACCTATGTGACTGCGCAGACGCTTATCCAGCAAGTGGCGTATGTCCTGAGTGATAAGATCTTCTCCTATTCTCCAGAGTCCTTCGACCTCGATGCCGCTCTCAAGCAATGGGCCTCCAGCCAAGAGTCCAATGCCAATGGCGAAACTCCTGCCATCCAAGCAATGGAAACCCGTCAGGGTGCTGGTAACATCGCCCTTGGCTACCTGTTTTCTCAAGACTTCGACTTGAAGAAGCGCCATGTTCCCCAAGGCATTGTCGCCTCTTCTGCCACCCTTCCTTATATGCGCACAGCCTTGGAGCAGCTTTCTCTGCTGTACTCAGTTGCCAGCCCTGTTGCCGCGCATGTTGCTGCTGTCGACTATGCCGGAGAGGAGGGCTTGGTTTCCGACTATGCGTCCGCCCTTTCTCTTGCTGAAGAGCTTGGACTGGGTCTCGTTTCTAGTGCCTCCGTTCACGAGTCGCAGCACATGGCGCTGCTCACGACTTTACTCGCGTCGGTCTTGCCCTCTGTTCATATTTACGATGGTGTTCGCGTTGGACGTGAAACCACCAGGGTCATCGACGTTCTGAGCCAGGCGGGTCTTTCTCGCACCTATGAAGCTGTCCGTAAGACCTTGGAAGATTCCCGTAGCCGTCACCTTGACACCCAGGGAAAGCTACTGGAGCTGCTCCAGTCTCTTAACGGTGAACTCGGCACGGACTATGGTCTCTTCGAGTACCACGGCCATGTGGAGCCGGTCTCTGTTTTGGTTGCTTTTGGTACCGTCGAGGCATCTCTTACTGCCCAGATTGCCCGCTCTCTGGCCAAGGATGGTGTTCGTGTTGGTGTTATCAACGTTCGTGTTTACCGTCCATTTGTGGAGGAGGAGTTTCTCCGAGTGCTACCCCAGTCTGTGAAGACTGTTGGTGTCCTAGGCCAGGTTGCCAACGAGCAAGCTGTTCAAGAACAGGGCGTCCGGTCTGCTCTATACGAAGATGTCCTTGCCGCTTTGACTTTTGCTACTGGCCGTGAGAATGCCCCTACCTGTGTGGATATCAAGTATGCCCGCTCCCAGCGCTGGGACTTGATCAACACCGCAGCTGCATTCCAGCTTATCTCTGAAAAGCCTATCGTTCAGACTAATGGCCAGACTGTGCCTCTTCAGTTGCTCGACCCCTCTGCGGTCCAAGAATATATCTTCTGGGATGTCGATACCTCTGCCTGCGATAATGCTGCCGCTGCACTGTCTCAAGCCCTTGCTGCCGATTCAGCAAGCAACGTGACCACCAACAAGACTCACGACAACCTTGTCCAGGGAGGTGTAGTACGTATTGATATCCGCAAGAGCTCCAAGACTCTGGAAGCTCCCTATGCCATCACTGCCGCCAACACCGCATACGTTGGAGATATCAAGCTTCTTGCAGACATCGACATTGCTGCCTCTGTCCAGAACAACGGCAACCTTATCATCAACGCTCCTGGCGtgaaggatgaggatctggagaagaagcttccTGTAGCCTTCCGGCAGCAGGTTGCGGAACGTGGAATTTCTCTCTACATTGTTGACCCCTCCGTCACCGGCGACGAGTCGCTCGACTCCGTTGTTCTCCAGACTGCTTTCCTGCGAGTAGCACTTCCTTCGCTGGAAGAGGTCGGCCTCAAGAAGCTGGGATCGATCACCGGTAATGTTGAATCTCTTGAGAATGTCAGCAAGGATCTTGATAAGCTGCTTCGCCAAATTGAGATTCCCGAGGCATGGAAAACGCCCGAGGAAGGCTTTGAGGCTCCTCAGCTTCCCAAGGACATCTCTCCCAACAGCTTTGTCTCGTTCGATAAGGAGGATTCTGAgcctgcttctcttctcaaGGACTGGCAGACTGCCGCGAAGGGCCTGGCTTTCAAGGAGGCCTACGGAACCAAGACTGCTCTCCGGCCTGATACTGCTGCCAAGACCTTTACTGTCCATGTCAAGGAGAACAGACGTCTGACCCCTGTCACTTATGACCGGAACATCTTCCACATCGAATTCGACTTGGGTGATTCTGGTCTTACGTATGACATCGGTGAGGCTCTTGGTGTTCACGCTGAGAATGACGTCAAGGAGGTCTCTGACTTCATTGCATTCTATGGTCTGAACGCCGACGATATTGTCGAGGTGCCTAGCCGTGAGGACCCAGCCGTGCTGGAGAATCGTACGGTGTTCCAGGCTCTCACACAAAATGTTGATATTTTCGGTCGCCCGCCTAAACGCTTCTACGAGGCTCTTGCTGAATTCGCAActgatgagaaggaaaagaccGACCTTCTTACCCTGGGAGGTCCCGAGGGCGCTGTGGAATTCAAGCGTCGCTCCGAGGTTGATACCGTTACTTATGCTGACATTTTGCTTGAATATCCCTCTGCTCACCCTGAATTCCATGACTTGATCCGTATTGTCGGTCCTCTTAAGCGTCGTGAATATTCCATCGCCTCTTGCCAGAAGGTGACTCCTAACTCCGTGGCGCTCATGATCGTCGCCGTCAACTGGGTGGCTCCGAACGGCCGTGACCGATTTGGTCTGGCCACCCGCTACCTCAGCAGGCTTCAACCTGGCTCCCCCATCACCGTCAGTGTGAAATCTAGTGTGATGAAGTTGCCGCCTAAGTCCACCCAGCCTATTATCATGGCAGGTCTTGGTACAGGTCTTGCTCCTTTCCGTGCCTTTGTGCAGCACCGTGCACTTGAGAAGGCCCAGGGCAAGGAGATTGGTGCTGTTTTGTTGTACATGGGCTCTCGTCACCAGCGCGAAGAGTACTGCTATGGTGAGGAGTGGGAGGCCTACCAAGAGGCTGGTGTTATCACTCTCCTTGGCCGTGCCTTCTCCCGTGACCAGCCCGAGAAGATCTATATCCAGGATCGCATGCGCCAGACTTTGCCTGAGATCGTGGATGCTTACATCCGGGAAGAGGGATCTTTCTACCTTTGCGGTCCCACATGGCCGGTGCCCGATGTTACTGCCGTGCTGGAAGAAGCAATTGCCATCGAGGCTAAGGCCAACGGCAAGAAGGTTGATACTAGAAGGGAAATTGAGAAActcaaggatgaggagagatACGTCCTTGAGGTGTACTAG
- a CDS encoding SAM-dependent methyltransferase/cell division protein FtsJ (tRNA methyltransferase, putative) gives MGKSSKDKRDAYYRLAKEQNWRARSAFKLIQIDEQFDLFEHENPEKVTRVVDLCAAPGSWSQVLSRVLIKGESFGRRAWVEKKGKEAAALANANGDATDNNVDGDAAMEELKPRKNVKIVSIDLQPMAPLEGITTLKADITHPSTIPLLLRALDPEAYDSTTSSPSSLRQPHPVDLVISDGAPDVTGLHDLDIYIQSQLLYAALNLALGVLRPGGKFVAKIFRGRDVDLIYAQLRTVFEKVSVAKPRSSRASSLEAFVVCEGFIPPSIHGGSMGIDALKNPLFGGAAVAHTVSADGNVGVEVMDVDSEAKPGADLTTTKTVTSTEPHKENQVRMLHADSDNSSAPEPLSQKPVTERFAVENRWIPPFIACGDLSSWDSDASYTLPPDHVSLDPVQPPTAPPYRRALELRKEKGGAYGKTKLGALGRA, from the coding sequence ATGGGTAAATCCTCCAAGGACAAGCGCGATGCGTACTACCGACTGGCCAAGGAACAAAATTGGCGTGCGCGCTCAGCGTTCAAGCTAATCCAGATCGATGAGCAATTCGATCTATTCGAGCACGAGAACCCGGAGAAAGTGACACGAGTTGTGGATCTTTGCGCAGCACCAGGGAGCTGGAGTCAGGTTTTGAGTCGGGTGTTGATTAAGGGCGAGAGCTTCGGGCGTAGGGCgtgggtggagaagaaaggcaaggaagCGGCCGCTCTGGCGAATGCGAACGGTGATGCGACGGACAACAATGTTGATGGAGATGCGGCTATGGAGGAGTTGAAACCCAGGAAGAATGTCAAGATTGTCTCTATTGATCTCCAACCGATGGCGCCGCTGGAAGGCATCACAACCCTTAAGGCAGATATTACACACCCGTCCACAatccctcttcttctccgcgcCTTGGACCCGGAGGCTTACGATTCCACCAcatcttccccatcttctctccGCCAACCGCATCCTGTCGACCTTGTTATCTCCGATGGTGCCCCAGATGTCACTGGTCTGCACGACCTAGACATCTACATCCAATCCCAGCTGCTCTACGCCGCGCTGAACCTCGCTCTAGGCGTTCTCCGCCCTGGAGGCAAATTCGTGGCCAAGATCTTCCGTGGTCGTGATGTCGACCTTATCTATGCACAGCTTCGTACCGTCTTCGAGAAGGTCAGCGTCGCAAAGCCGAGAAGTAGTCGAGCAAGCAGTCTGGAAGCGTTCGTAGTCTGCGAAGGCTTCATCCCACCATCCATTCACGGTGGCTCCATGGGTATAGATGCTCTTAAGAACCCGCTATTTGGTGGCGCAGCAGTGGCGCATACTGTGTCCGCCGATGGTAACGTCGGTGTAGAGGTGATGGACGTTGACTCTGAGGCCAAACCCGGAGCTGATCTCACGACTACAAAGACCGTTACTTCAACCGAACCTCATAAGGAGAACCAGGTCCGCATGCTGCATGCCGATTCCGATAACTCTTCTGCACCAGAACCCCTCTCTCAAAAGCCTGTGACGGAGAGATTTGCCGTCGAGAACAGGTGGATTCCTCCTTTCATCGCCTGCGGCGACCTCTCTTCTTGGGATTCCGACGCGTCCTACACTCTTCCCCCTGACCATGTAAGCTTAGATCCCGTCCAGCCACCTACAGCTCCTCCGTACCGGAGAGCACTGGAattgaggaaagaaaaaggcggTGCCTATGGAAAGACGAAATTGGGGGCTCTGGGTCGGGCTTGA